In one Thermanaerovibrio velox DSM 12556 genomic region, the following are encoded:
- a CDS encoding redox-sensing transcriptional repressor Rex, whose product MRVAEPTVERLVQYYRLLGQLREEGRLVVSSQQMGEMLGIKASQVRKDLSYFGEIGKRGVGYHVDRLYDHVSSILSSPGVWRLGLVGVGHLGYALLGHSAFRSDKFRIEALFDVDPSKVGQVINGVECYHLDQMPQVAREKGIEVLILTVPGSSAQACVDMAVKSGVIRGILSFAPTPLVAQDDILVYRVDISVELEKLLFFLKGGAGV is encoded by the coding sequence ATGAGGGTTGCGGAGCCTACCGTAGAAAGGCTTGTCCAGTACTACCGTCTCCTTGGGCAGCTCCGGGAGGAGGGGAGGCTGGTGGTCTCATCCCAGCAGATGGGGGAGATGTTGGGCATAAAGGCCAGCCAGGTTAGGAAGGACCTGTCCTACTTCGGAGAGATAGGCAAGCGGGGGGTCGGTTACCACGTGGATCGCCTTTATGACCACGTGAGCAGCATCCTCTCTTCCCCGGGGGTGTGGCGGCTCGGGCTTGTGGGGGTTGGGCACCTGGGCTACGCCCTCCTCGGGCATTCCGCCTTTAGGAGCGATAAGTTCAGGATAGAGGCCCTTTTTGACGTGGACCCGTCAAAGGTTGGACAGGTGATAAACGGTGTCGAGTGTTATCACCTTGACCAGATGCCCCAGGTGGCTCGGGAGAAGGGTATCGAGGTCCTCATTCTGACGGTGCCCGGTTCCTCCGCCCAGGCCTGCGTTGACATGGCGGTGAAGAGCGGCGTCATAAGGGGAATCCTCTCCTTTGCTCCCACCCCGTTGGTGGCCCAGGATGACATCTTGGTCTACCGGGTGGACATATCGGTGGAGCTGGAGAAGCTGCTGTTCTTCCTCAAGGGCGGGGCTGGTGTTTGA
- a CDS encoding single-stranded-DNA-specific exonuclease RecJ: protein MDKIKLVPRSGFEGASGNLSLLLGSIAAMRGIDEEEFLRWLYSDLEDQLNAIPLNEQERRAFSLISNVRPGDRVIIYGDYDVDGLSATTLALELMLELGASVRYFIPHRSNEGYGFHISTAKRIAMKGCDLLVVVDCGTKDVGALDLIAAAGIPTVIFDHHLPGEKMPGGVLVNPHCFDAPSPLTALCATGVLWAWIWRTSLMNRSWAMGRLDLACLATVADCMDLSVPLNRCIVREGLEVIRKSPRRGIGVLLSKLGVDVEGVDEEVLSMKVIPCLNAPGRLGLAEDAVRLLFPGDAPVEGLADRVVSMNEERRRLSSMIMRDAQGDVHRHVYHGSNWPVGVLSSVASRLCCERGRPVALVAPTEGGLRGTLRIPNGSGDAVGLLSNIAEHLSAFGGHKYAAGFSVDAERWDLVRDKLEGLLRAMPSEDQRVDVLDWPLSMVGQDIEEDVERLKPFGMGNPAPLLFHRGGFSVEPMGKTGRVSRLVASGRELVAFASQSDLEGLDLVGFVYRPKLEFWRGKKRLKLYLERAVLAGPEGGSL, encoded by the coding sequence ATGGATAAGATAAAGCTGGTTCCCCGAAGCGGGTTCGAGGGTGCGTCGGGGAACTTAAGCCTTTTGTTGGGTTCTATAGCGGCCATGCGTGGGATTGATGAGGAGGAGTTCCTTCGATGGCTTTACTCGGATCTGGAGGATCAGCTTAACGCCATCCCCTTGAACGAGCAGGAGCGCCGGGCCTTCAGCCTCATATCGAACGTGAGGCCCGGTGACAGGGTCATAATATACGGGGATTATGACGTGGACGGCCTTTCCGCCACCACCTTGGCCCTGGAGCTCATGTTGGAGCTGGGGGCCTCGGTGCGCTACTTCATACCTCACAGGAGTAATGAGGGCTATGGGTTCCACATCTCCACCGCGAAGCGGATAGCCATGAAGGGGTGCGACCTTCTCGTGGTGGTGGACTGCGGGACCAAGGATGTGGGAGCCCTTGATTTGATAGCCGCTGCGGGGATTCCCACGGTCATATTTGATCACCACCTGCCGGGTGAAAAGATGCCCGGCGGGGTGTTGGTGAACCCCCACTGCTTTGATGCCCCTTCACCCCTTACCGCCCTCTGCGCCACCGGGGTGTTGTGGGCCTGGATATGGAGGACCTCCCTGATGAACCGTTCCTGGGCCATGGGGAGGCTGGATCTTGCTTGTCTTGCCACGGTGGCGGACTGCATGGACCTGTCGGTCCCCCTCAACCGTTGCATCGTCCGAGAGGGGCTTGAGGTCATTCGGAAGTCCCCCCGGAGAGGCATAGGGGTTTTGCTGTCCAAGCTTGGGGTGGACGTAGAGGGGGTTGACGAGGAAGTCCTATCCATGAAGGTCATCCCCTGTCTTAATGCCCCGGGCCGGTTGGGGTTGGCGGAGGACGCGGTGCGGCTGCTTTTCCCAGGGGATGCTCCAGTGGAGGGCCTTGCGGATCGGGTTGTGTCCATGAACGAAGAGAGGAGGCGCCTCTCCTCCATGATAATGAGGGATGCCCAGGGAGACGTCCATAGGCACGTTTACCACGGATCTAACTGGCCGGTGGGGGTGCTAAGCAGCGTGGCCAGCCGGCTGTGCTGCGAGAGGGGCCGTCCCGTGGCTTTGGTGGCCCCCACGGAGGGAGGCCTTAGGGGTACGTTGCGGATACCCAACGGTTCCGGCGATGCTGTGGGGCTCCTTTCAAACATAGCGGAGCACCTGAGCGCCTTTGGCGGGCATAAGTACGCTGCGGGTTTCTCCGTGGACGCGGAACGATGGGATCTAGTGAGGGATAAGCTGGAGGGGCTGCTAAGGGCCATGCCCTCGGAGGATCAGAGGGTAGATGTCCTTGATTGGCCCCTCAGCATGGTGGGGCAGGATATTGAGGAGGACGTTGAAAGGCTCAAGCCCTTTGGCATGGGTAACCCAGCTCCCCTGCTTTTTCACCGGGGAGGTTTCTCCGTGGAGCCCATGGGGAAGACCGGCCGGGTAAGCCGCCTTGTCGCATCGGGTCGGGAGCTGGTGGCCTTTGCATCCCAATCGGATCTGGAGGGATTGGACCTTGTGGGTTTCGTGTATCGCCCCAAGCTGGAGTTCTGGAGGGGCAAGAAGAGGCTTAAGCTGTACCTAGAAAGGGCCGTCCTTGCGGGCCCGGAGGGGGGATCCCTTTGA
- a CDS encoding RidA family protein, translating to MKKIINTDKAPGAIGPYSQGVCAGPFFFFSGQIPLDPATGQMVGSDAASQAERVLENVKALLESQGLSFKDVVKTTVFITDMANFAAVNEVYSRYFTEDYPARSCVAVAALPKGALVEIEVVAYKG from the coding sequence TTGAAGAAGATAATCAACACTGACAAGGCTCCCGGTGCCATAGGTCCTTACAGCCAGGGGGTATGCGCTGGCCCGTTCTTCTTCTTCTCCGGCCAGATACCTTTGGATCCCGCCACCGGTCAGATGGTGGGTTCTGATGCGGCTTCCCAGGCGGAGCGGGTGCTTGAGAACGTGAAGGCCCTCTTGGAGTCCCAGGGGCTCAGCTTCAAGGACGTGGTGAAGACCACGGTTTTCATCACCGACATGGCCAATTTTGCGGCGGTTAACGAGGTCTACTCCCGTTACTTCACCGAGGACTACCCCGCCAGGTCCTGCGTGGCGGTGGCGGCCCTTCCCAAGGGTGCGCTGGTGGAGATCGAGGTGGTGGCCTACAAGGGCTAG
- the rpoD gene encoding RNA polymerase sigma factor RpoD has translation MVEKLDGNGDVRDDGEVMVTEDSAASENMMDYIENVRDLLHDAREKGSVTYDDIERHLPKELLSADVLDNLYFTLMELGIDVVDESKSRGQEGLSEDVLPQMTLASDDLGDLEDLPLSDPVRMYLREIGRIPLLSPEEEVELAKGVEAGDEEAKSKLVEANLRLVVSIAKKYIGRGMLFLDLIQEGNMGLIRAVEKFDYRKGYKFSTYATWWIRQAITRAIADQARTIRIPVHMVETINKLIRVSRSLVMRLGREPSVEEIAAEMGVTADRVEEIQKIAQEPVSLETPIGEEEDSQLGDFLEDKDLPSPDEAAANQILREQLEEMLEDLTDREREVLRLRFGLEDGHSHTLEEVGKRFGVTRERIRQIEAKALRKLRHPSRSKRLRDFLD, from the coding sequence ATGGTGGAGAAGCTCGATGGTAACGGGGACGTCAGGGATGATGGTGAGGTCATGGTGACCGAGGATTCCGCTGCCTCGGAGAACATGATGGATTACATAGAGAACGTGAGGGATCTTCTTCACGACGCCAGGGAGAAGGGTTCGGTCACCTACGATGACATAGAGAGGCATCTGCCCAAGGAGCTGCTGTCGGCGGACGTGTTGGACAACCTATACTTTACCCTCATGGAGCTCGGCATAGACGTGGTGGATGAGAGCAAGTCCAGGGGGCAGGAGGGGTTATCCGAGGACGTGCTGCCCCAGATGACGTTGGCCTCCGATGACCTGGGGGATCTTGAGGATCTGCCCCTGTCGGATCCGGTGAGGATGTACCTTCGGGAGATAGGTAGGATACCCCTGCTCTCCCCGGAGGAAGAGGTGGAGCTTGCCAAGGGTGTCGAGGCGGGGGACGAGGAGGCCAAGAGCAAGCTGGTGGAGGCGAACCTGAGGCTGGTGGTCAGCATAGCCAAGAAGTACATAGGCCGGGGCATGCTCTTCTTGGACCTGATCCAGGAGGGTAACATGGGGCTGATCCGGGCGGTGGAGAAGTTCGACTACCGGAAGGGATATAAGTTCAGCACCTATGCCACCTGGTGGATAAGGCAGGCCATAACCAGGGCGATAGCGGATCAGGCCCGCACCATAAGGATACCGGTGCACATGGTGGAGACCATCAACAAGCTCATAAGGGTATCCCGTTCCCTGGTCATGCGGCTCGGTCGGGAGCCGTCGGTGGAGGAGATAGCCGCGGAGATGGGGGTTACCGCCGACCGGGTGGAGGAGATCCAGAAGATAGCCCAGGAGCCGGTGTCGTTGGAGACCCCGATAGGTGAGGAGGAGGACAGCCAGCTGGGGGACTTCCTGGAGGACAAGGACCTTCCAAGCCCCGATGAGGCGGCGGCGAACCAGATACTGCGGGAGCAGTTGGAGGAGATGCTGGAGGACCTCACGGATCGTGAGAGGGAGGTCTTGAGGCTTAGGTTCGGGCTTGAGGACGGCCATTCCCATACCCTTGAGGAGGTGGGGAAGCGTTTTGGGGTCACCAGGGAGAGGATAAGACAGATAGAGGCCAAGGCGTTGAGGAAGCTGAGGCATCCCAGCAGGAGCAAGCGGCTCAGGGACTTCCTGGACTGA
- the secD gene encoding protein translocase subunit SecD: protein MKNRDFWRLGLVALVAVVAALVAFPLDGRIRLGLDLKGGSQILLRAKGTPDNPLTEDGVQRLLAVLRNRIDQYGVVEPQIQRQGSDRILILLPGVEDPEAALDLIGKTALLEFRPVLGASGELPPGPERKNYESDEAYNAAKARWEAIKAQADKAAEELEKSAPEGSLVARGEDGRVYLLGKPYLTGKELKDSRTNFDQFGRPVVSLKFNDQGTKLFDEATAQNVGKQIAIVLDGVVVSAPVVQERIRGGEAQISGRFTEAEAKRLAIMLRAGALPVGVEVMENRSVGPTLGADSIRQGIRAGLIGAALVGAFMLVYYGLMGLAANVALGVAITMLLAAMVLLKSTLTLPGIGGIILTIGMAVDGNILIYERIKEEQRSGKTMMASLDAGFRKALTVILDSNITTLIAAAVLFYFGTGPIRGFAVTLSIGVVTSVFCNVVVTKAILQFMMGRRRAAA, encoded by the coding sequence ATGAAGAATAGGGACTTCTGGCGGCTGGGGCTGGTGGCGTTGGTGGCCGTTGTGGCCGCGCTGGTGGCCTTTCCGCTGGATGGAAGGATACGGCTGGGGCTGGACCTTAAAGGGGGGTCCCAGATACTGCTCAGGGCAAAGGGTACGCCGGACAACCCCCTTACGGAGGACGGGGTCCAGCGGCTTCTGGCGGTTCTAAGGAACCGGATAGACCAGTACGGGGTGGTGGAACCGCAGATACAGCGGCAGGGTAGCGACAGGATACTGATCCTGCTGCCCGGCGTTGAGGATCCGGAGGCGGCGTTAGACCTGATAGGCAAGACCGCCCTCCTGGAGTTCCGACCGGTGCTTGGGGCGTCCGGAGAGCTCCCCCCTGGGCCAGAGCGCAAGAACTACGAGAGCGATGAGGCCTACAACGCCGCCAAGGCCAGATGGGAGGCCATAAAGGCCCAGGCGGACAAGGCCGCGGAGGAGCTTGAGAAGTCCGCTCCGGAGGGAAGTTTGGTGGCTAGGGGCGAGGACGGCAGGGTATACCTTTTGGGCAAGCCCTACCTCACAGGCAAGGAGCTAAAGGACTCCAGGACCAACTTCGACCAGTTCGGAAGGCCCGTGGTGTCGCTCAAGTTCAACGACCAGGGGACCAAGCTCTTCGATGAGGCCACCGCCCAGAACGTGGGTAAGCAGATAGCCATAGTGCTGGATGGTGTGGTGGTGTCCGCCCCGGTGGTCCAGGAGCGCATTCGTGGTGGGGAGGCCCAGATATCCGGTCGTTTCACCGAGGCGGAGGCCAAGAGGCTGGCCATCATGCTCAGGGCTGGTGCCCTCCCCGTGGGGGTTGAGGTGATGGAGAACCGCTCGGTGGGCCCAACCCTTGGAGCTGACTCCATAAGGCAGGGTATAAGGGCGGGTCTCATAGGGGCCGCTCTGGTGGGGGCCTTCATGCTTGTCTACTACGGTCTTATGGGGCTGGCCGCCAATGTGGCCCTTGGGGTCGCCATAACCATGCTGCTCGCCGCCATGGTGCTTCTCAAGTCCACCCTGACACTTCCCGGAATCGGGGGTATCATCCTCACCATAGGCATGGCGGTGGATGGTAACATCCTGATATACGAGAGGATAAAGGAGGAACAGCGCTCAGGTAAGACCATGATGGCCTCCCTGGACGCGGGGTTCCGCAAGGCCCTCACGGTCATCCTTGACTCCAACATAACCACCCTGATAGCGGCGGCGGTGCTTTTCTACTTCGGCACCGGTCCCATAAGAGGGTTCGCGGTAACCCTAAGCATCGGTGTTGTGACGTCGGTGTTCTGCAACGTGGTGGTCACCAAGGCTATCCTGCAGTTCATGATGGGCCGGCGAAGGGCCGCCGCTTAG
- the yajC gene encoding preprotein translocase subunit YajC: MGNQQQGLLGMLMPLALFVVIFYFLIIRPQKKKQKAHEEMLASISRGDKVVTAGGFFGTVRDILDDSFIIEVADGVKMRILKGSISYKRTSEGDKPKKQDSAPQVDQKDKD, translated from the coding sequence TTGGGCAACCAGCAGCAGGGTCTTTTGGGTATGTTGATGCCTTTGGCGCTATTCGTGGTGATATTTTATTTCCTCATCATCCGTCCTCAGAAGAAGAAGCAGAAGGCCCACGAGGAGATGCTGGCCTCCATCAGCAGGGGCGATAAGGTGGTGACCGCCGGCGGTTTCTTCGGCACCGTAAGGGACATCCTGGACGACAGCTTCATAATAGAGGTGGCCGACGGGGTCAAGATGAGGATCCTCAAGGGCTCCATATCCTACAAGAGGACCTCCGAGGGGGATAAGCCGAAGAAGCAGGACTCCGCCCCCCAAGTGGATCAGAAGGACAAGGACTGA
- the dnaG gene encoding DNA primase: MNDHVRLIKERLDIVDVVSSYLPLRKRGRNYVALCPFHSEKTPSFTVSQERQTYHCFGCGKGGDVFSFVMAIENLSFPEALEKLAQMAGVEIDRRGSSRLPILEEALRFFRDRLDSQEGAVAQGYLGRRGLDRRGIELFEIGWGPMSWGALRDHLISRGFSVKDAIQAGLLVEGQRGPYDRFRGRVIFPLRNETGRLVGFGGRLVDGEGAKYVNSPEGPLFEKRKFLYLLNMAKQAIRERGRVILVEGYMDAIRCHLKGFNETVACLGTSLTEEQCAVIARHSDRCAVCFDSDLAGQEAAIRGMYMLHRMGVEVVVVQIPSGKDPDELLSAPDGVEMFKRALDAALPLPVFHAVSRVRGGASGVGLKGQRELLEGLAGLSPLYLREHIPRVAEVLGVLPHQLETDLERMGWGRARESVRPVGLGDGFSGPSGKAAVAGAGEALLEDDKDDLWEWGLCAALWYRRELRVTLPPERVIPLLRRDEARTLVFALLCGEDPMEMETRWAVMGDRVYPAIIAKGGAFLDQLMVDDPVGEILAGLERNSQMRRYRHLKERMARGESLGKQELEEFFNLARKIKGRG; encoded by the coding sequence TCCTCCTACCTGCCCCTGCGCAAGAGGGGCAGGAACTACGTGGCACTGTGCCCCTTCCACTCCGAGAAGACCCCATCGTTTACGGTTTCCCAGGAGCGCCAGACCTATCACTGTTTTGGATGCGGCAAGGGTGGGGATGTCTTTTCCTTTGTCATGGCCATTGAGAACCTGTCCTTTCCGGAGGCGCTGGAGAAGCTGGCCCAGATGGCAGGGGTTGAGATAGACAGGCGAGGTTCCTCCCGGCTCCCCATCTTGGAGGAGGCGCTGCGGTTCTTCCGGGATAGGCTGGACTCCCAGGAGGGGGCGGTGGCTCAAGGGTACCTCGGCAGAAGGGGGCTTGACCGCCGGGGGATTGAACTCTTTGAAATCGGCTGGGGGCCCATGTCATGGGGGGCCTTGAGGGATCACTTGATTTCCAGGGGCTTCAGCGTGAAGGACGCGATCCAGGCGGGCCTCCTGGTGGAAGGCCAGCGGGGCCCCTATGATAGGTTCAGGGGAAGGGTTATATTCCCCTTGAGGAACGAGACCGGACGACTAGTTGGATTTGGGGGCCGGTTGGTGGATGGGGAGGGGGCCAAATACGTCAACAGCCCCGAGGGGCCCCTGTTCGAGAAGAGGAAGTTCCTGTATCTTTTGAACATGGCCAAGCAGGCCATAAGGGAGAGGGGAAGGGTGATACTTGTGGAGGGCTATATGGATGCCATCCGCTGTCACCTGAAGGGCTTCAACGAGACCGTGGCTTGTCTTGGCACGTCCCTTACGGAAGAGCAGTGTGCCGTGATAGCCCGTCATTCGGATCGCTGCGCCGTTTGCTTCGACTCGGACCTGGCGGGCCAGGAGGCGGCGATCCGCGGCATGTATATGTTGCACCGCATGGGCGTTGAGGTTGTGGTGGTACAGATCCCCTCCGGGAAGGACCCGGACGAGCTCCTGTCCGCCCCTGACGGGGTGGAGATGTTTAAGCGGGCCCTTGACGCCGCCTTGCCGCTGCCGGTCTTTCACGCGGTATCCAGGGTGAGGGGCGGGGCTTCCGGGGTGGGGCTCAAGGGGCAGCGGGAGCTGCTGGAGGGCCTTGCTGGCCTGTCGCCCCTGTATCTCAGGGAGCACATACCGAGGGTGGCGGAGGTGCTTGGAGTTTTGCCCCACCAGTTGGAAACGGATCTTGAACGAATGGGTTGGGGCAGGGCCCGGGAGTCCGTGAGGCCCGTGGGGCTGGGGGATGGGTTTTCCGGCCCCAGTGGTAAGGCCGCCGTTGCCGGTGCGGGTGAGGCTTTGCTTGAGGATGACAAGGATGACCTTTGGGAGTGGGGCCTGTGTGCCGCCCTTTGGTATCGCCGGGAGCTCCGGGTGACGCTGCCCCCGGAGAGGGTGATACCGCTGCTAAGGAGGGACGAGGCAAGGACCTTGGTTTTTGCGCTCCTCTGTGGGGAGGATCCCATGGAGATGGAGACCCGGTGGGCAGTGATGGGCGATAGGGTTTACCCTGCCATAATAGCCAAGGGGGGAGCGTTTCTGGATCAGCTTATGGTGGATGACCCGGTGGGGGAGATCCTGGCGGGGCTTGAGAGGAACAGCCAGATGAGACGTTACAGGCATCTTAAGGAACGCATGGCCAGGGGAGAGTCGTTGGGAAAGCAGGAGCTGGAGGAGTTCTTCAACCTGGCAAGGAAGATAAAGGGAAGGGGGTAG
- the secF gene encoding protein translocase subunit SecF, translating to MTIKTHDLKIPFMNFRRIALGISLAAVLISLFLVVTKGLNLGVDYTGGVLMQVETPKPAEVGEIRAAVSSKVSGEPVIQAFGPRDFLIRLKSVSDSERRAALDVMRDRFGEVKVLKLETVGPVVGSELKGQAIIALTLALGGILLYMAFRFKFRFGVAAVLSLVHDAAIMLGVYSLTGREVSVSFIAAVLTVVGYSLNDSIVVLDRVRENWRDVPRKGVLQVIDDSINQTLSRTINTSLTTLLPVLAMFFLGGDVISNFAFAFLVGIGVGTYSSIYIAGAILAEWYLKSPLKD from the coding sequence ATGACTATCAAGACGCACGATCTGAAGATACCCTTCATGAACTTTAGGCGAATTGCCCTTGGGATCAGCCTTGCGGCGGTTCTTATCAGCCTGTTCCTGGTGGTAACCAAGGGGCTTAACCTGGGAGTGGACTACACCGGCGGTGTGCTGATGCAGGTGGAGACCCCTAAGCCCGCGGAGGTGGGGGAGATAAGGGCAGCGGTGTCTTCCAAGGTGAGCGGGGAACCCGTAATCCAAGCCTTTGGCCCCAGGGACTTCCTGATCCGTCTTAAGAGCGTGTCCGATTCGGAGCGCCGGGCAGCCCTGGATGTGATGAGGGATAGGTTCGGGGAGGTAAAGGTCCTGAAGCTGGAGACCGTGGGCCCCGTGGTGGGTTCGGAGCTCAAGGGACAGGCCATTATAGCCCTGACGCTGGCCCTAGGTGGAATACTGCTTTACATGGCGTTCCGCTTCAAGTTTCGCTTTGGGGTTGCGGCGGTGCTCTCGTTGGTGCACGACGCGGCCATAATGCTTGGGGTTTACAGCCTGACCGGCAGGGAGGTTTCGGTGTCCTTCATAGCCGCGGTGCTCACCGTGGTGGGTTACTCCCTTAACGACTCCATAGTGGTGCTCGATCGGGTCAGGGAGAACTGGAGGGATGTGCCCCGCAAGGGGGTCCTTCAGGTCATAGATGACTCCATAAACCAGACCCTGTCGCGTACGATAAACACGTCGTTGACCACCCTCCTGCCGGTGCTCGCCATGTTCTTCCTAGGGGGGGACGTGATATCCAATTTCGCCTTCGCCTTCCTGGTGGGCATAGGTGTGGGGACCTACAGCTCCATTTACATAGCCGGAGCCATACTGGCGGAGTGGTATCTCAAGTCCCCCCTCAAGGACTAA
- a CDS encoding S4 domain-containing protein, with amino-acid sequence MRVDKFLKLSRIVKRRTVAQEMAEAGAVRVSGRVAKPSTEVKDGDLLEVDFPSRFLKVRVLTADEAQLKRKATPFEVLEDRKVARDDPW; translated from the coding sequence TTGCGGGTTGATAAGTTCCTGAAGCTTTCCAGGATAGTGAAGAGAAGGACCGTGGCTCAGGAGATGGCGGAGGCCGGTGCCGTCAGGGTTTCCGGGAGGGTTGCCAAGCCCTCCACCGAGGTGAAGGACGGTGACCTTTTAGAGGTGGATTTCCCCTCCCGTTTCCTGAAGGTTCGGGTGTTGACCGCCGACGAAGCCCAGCTCAAGAGGAAGGCGACCCCTTTTGAGGTCTTGGAGGACAGGAAGGTTGCCAGGGATGATCCCTGGTGA
- a CDS encoding LapA family protein translates to MKSYTLAIAISMLLSAVYAFQNGSSVTVRFLFFERSLPQGIWEVLLFSFGVMLMWVFSLVAMLEIRGKLKGRIKDLEDKVRGLEEEKRSLLEAVGRSSGGHRSSPEEPCEASFGNEDGEEGKTEIE, encoded by the coding sequence ATGAAGAGCTACACCTTGGCCATAGCGATTTCCATGCTCCTGTCGGCGGTATATGCCTTTCAGAACGGATCGTCCGTCACGGTTAGGTTCCTGTTCTTTGAAAGATCGCTTCCCCAGGGCATATGGGAGGTCCTCCTGTTCTCCTTCGGTGTCATGCTCATGTGGGTGTTCTCCCTTGTGGCCATGCTGGAGATCCGGGGTAAGCTGAAGGGCAGGATAAAGGATTTGGAGGATAAGGTCAGGGGCCTTGAGGAGGAGAAGAGGTCCCTATTGGAGGCGGTGGGAAGGTCCAGTGGGGGCCATAGGAGCTCCCCGGAGGAGCCTTGCGAGGCCTCCTTCGGGAATGAGGACGGGGAAGAAGGGAAGACAGAGATAGAATAA